The stretch of DNA GTTGAGCCCAACACAGCAAAAACCTGTGGCACCGGGGATTTAGTCCTCAAAAGGAGCATGGAGAGAGACCCCAGTGTGTCACTGCgaagggtgctgctgctgtctgcaagCTGTGGCAGCTGTCCCGTTCCTGCTAGCTGAATGATGccctttctctgtgtttttttttttcttttcaaaggtgGGCCTTAATGTTCTGGTTCAGAGAGCGAACAAGTTTACCCCCGCCACGCGTCTCTTGATCCAGAGGTTTGTGCCATTCCCTGCTGTCGGTAAGAAACCCTGCCTTTTCTCTGTATTCACCTCGCCCTACGCCGGCACAAAGCACCGAAACGTGTCCCAGGCTCTTGCCTCTCCGCTGTGTCCCCGTGGGGACGGCCGGGATGCTGCTGAGCCACGGGGCCGCAGGAAAACTCAGCCCAGAGGTGATGTGGCAGCTTGCGAAGCCCCATCCAGCTGCACTTTCCTCTCCCAGGCAGCTGAAATAACCACCATGGgcttttctaaaattatttttccaataaaaatggAGTGAAATGCTCCTGCTCTGAATGCATGGATTTCTAAGAGCcactgattgaaaaaaaaaaaaaaaaaagaccaatgTGCGTGGAGAATTGAGGCTGCTGCGGGCTTGTTAGGGCACAAAATAATGTTCTGTGGTTTGTCAGCAAACTGCTAGTGTCTGGGGACACGTGGGGGACTCAGGCTTTGCTAAATCCAGCGGCTGCAGCATTCAGCAAATTGTGAGTTGGCTTCGTTGTGAAGAAATCTTCAGTGGTGTCAGGGTTATTTTATACCTATacctatgatttttttcataaagacagtgcaaacacatttttgtcCAAGCACAGAGGAAATCAGTTGCCAAAGGGTTTTGCTCACGGGTGCAGGTCCCTTTTCAAACTCCTTAATCCAAAACTTTCCTTCgagctttttcctttgcagtccAAGTTCTCAGAGCTTCTTCCAAGCATGACCGAGTCTCCTCCTCTGgtccttctgctcctttttttgcACAGAGCCTGTTGCTCtgcccctcctgcctgcagttCCCAGGTTgttggggcttttttttcctctttttgtacTAGAAAACCAGCCGCTTGCCCTTTGAGCAGAGCAAGGACAACGGGGATTAGGGTCTCAGTCGCATTTCTGAGTGCTCAGCTTTTACGTAGGGCATCTGTGGATGTTGTTGTTGCTTCCCCGGAGCctgttttcagagcttttcagcttccttttgctttttggaGCCAGGAGGGCACGAGAGTTGAGCACTGGCCCCGAGAGGCTGCTCGGAGGCTGGGTTTGAGTCAGAGATGCATGCGGGAAGCCTTTGCTGCCGGGCTCTTCTGTTTGTGTCCCAAGGTGTCGGGAGCAGGAGGTTACGCCCGTGTCAGCGTTGATTGAGGGCCCGTAGTTAATTTGTTTAGCCTGTAATTAATTCTCTCgttcttcttttatttgtgtACTGTCATGCTTCATTATGTGCCAGGACATCAGGAATCCTCCTACTAATTGCTGTTTTGCGGCTCTGAAAGCTGCAAGTCGCTGCTTTGCAGACCTGGACAAACTGTTTAATTAAGACGCGCCTTCCCCTTGCTTCTGAGCTGCCAGCCCTCAGCAGAAGGGCAGGATTTAACATTTTCTACGCGAAAAGCCAGAAGCTGGTGCTAGCCTCTTGCTCCACCACCGTGCACAGGACTGAGCAGGTTCCTCTCGcatcttctttcctccctctccccatcccaccgACCCGGGCTGAGATGCTCTCGGCAGCGTGTCCATCTCCTCGGGGCCCTGAGGCTGTTGTCTTCACCCAGCAAACCGAGCAGAAATGCTGCCTGCAGGACGTATTTAACAAACCTGCACATGGGGCAGCCCGTGGAGGTGGCCAAAGCTCCGCGTGTGCAGCTGGGTTGGCACAAAAGGGTTGGCACAGAAGGCTTCATGCTCGGTGTCAGCCACCCCAGCACATCATCTCTTCACCGGGAGGGTTTTTGGTGCAGGGGCCAAATCTGCAGGAATTTCACCAGGAAGGAGCGTAGTGGTGGTGTGTTCTGGAGcctggctgctcccagggctgagCAAGAAGGGGCTGGAGCCGTTTTCAGAAGTCTAGGTGGCCAAGGGCATCAAAAAGGATATAAGAGAGCCACGTACCCAAAACCCCAAAAGTTGCTTCCCAGGCCTGCTCCAGAGGAGGTTACAGCTGGTGGAACGATGCCCCttggagggaagggaggtgAGGAGGGGGACAGTTTTCTTCTCCCAGGAAACATTTCCGtggtttggttattttttgGTTTAGTTCTGTTGTAAATGGGGTTAAATTTGTGAATTTTGTAAATATGTACATGGGCATATTTACTGTGTGGTGAGCACCCTTTTGGTTTAGaaatatatacagagagagTTCAGCGGTGGATTGCTTTGTACCCAAATCCAGTTTCAAGTAAGTGTTTTCACAAGAGTAGTTTCTGTGCTGtggtaccattttttttttttccaaattctgaaaatcaaattgTCTACGCATGTATTTAtgcatttcccatttccctttGCATTTGACACCTTCAGAAAGCCAAAGTTTACCTGCAGCCTGCGGTATTTCCTGCTTTCTGCGTGTGTTACTGAAACAAACCAGGGGTTGTCTCAAGCAAATATGCTGGAATCAGGTCTTGAGTTTGGGATCTGGACAAGGAAGCCCTAGTAGGATGCAAAGACTCAGAGACACATTTTGGTGTCCGGTGAGCTTCGGGTCTGGAAACCTCACCCCGAGCCTCGCAacctgtgcagcacagagcatCGCTGCTGGCACGTTTTGTGGCTGCCAGCTACAAGTCCAGGGCATGGgagtgtttggaaaaaaaaaaaaaaaaaaggaaaaaaaagggactaAACTTGCTTAAatgaaatgcttgttttgttttttatcacgGGTTAGTGAGCTGAAGGGCTGGTAGCACAGGGAGTTTGATAGATGGGAAGAGTGGTCCAGTAGTTAGAATATTAAAGAGGGAGACAgagtgtgcgtgtgtgtatgtTCCTCTTATTCTGGAGTGTAAGGAGCATTTGTCACCACAAATCATCCTTGATTGCAGGGAGCTGCGTTCATATAGGGCTCACCCACCCACCACCCGCAAAAAATTAGACATTTGTTATATGACATGAATTGAGATTAATTAGCGAATATTAACCCGTcaagcagcacagaaacacatttttggaAGCAGCGGTACCGCAGCAACAGTGGGCTTGCAGTAGTTCTGGGTGGAAAAACGAaacgtggggggggggggggggggggggtgtttgcTGGAAAATGCCAGCTTTTATCAGAAACAAAAGTTTTGCAGGAATTAGCAGCTCTTCTTTGGAAAAGTTTAAGAATTCCCTGCAGGGACTTGGAGACCTCTGCGGGGACCCCGGgggagagctgctcctggggaggATGTTTGTGAAGCACAAGCCCCACACGTCGCTCTAGGAGCAGGATTTGGGGTGATTCTGAGAAGGCACCAGTGCAGAAAGCTGGGCAAAGGGAGATTTTTGGGGAAGGGGACCAGACCCGTCCCCACCTGAGCCCCAGGTGCGGGGTTGTGATTTCTCAGCAGCCAGCTCGATGGCACCAAAAGAGGCGGCGATGTCCTTCCACCCCTCCCAGAGGGGAATTATCCCCTTTTTCTGCCAGGTGACTGAAGTGCATCGGCCCTGAGGTGCCCGTTGGGAGTTCTCAGAGCCCGTGCACGGCagatggcagggctgggggaatCGCGGAGGCTGCAGGGGCAGTCAGCCAGTGCCCCCCTGGGAGCATCACTAGGTTTGGGCTGGGCTGCCCTCGCCTCGAGGAGTTACAGCAGCTGAAGTGAGCTTGGCCAGCCCGCACGGGGCTTTTGTCCCTGCTAGGAAAAGCGTTATTAAGCAAACAACCACAGCTCCAGCTCTACAGAGTATGTCCACAGGGCCACTTTCCCCCTAGAACACGGAAGAAATGCGAATAGTCAGCAGAACCACTCTTAACAGGTTACGTGTCCATGAAAGCGACCCAACCTTGTCTCCTTTGGTTCAAAGGAAACTTCTGCCCTCCTGAGGGCTCGGACCTAAGCTGTCCTTCGTGGCTCAGTGGAATCCCTTGCCTTGTATTTCCCTCACACCTGCcaaaattcattatttcagaaGAGCTTGTCTGCTGGCGTAGTAAGAGGAGTTAAACCCAGCTGTGAGATCTGCGATGAGATGAGGCAGCTGTCAGCCAGCGGTGCCGGCTGGTAGCCCACTGCAAGGACCTGGTTTGGCCTCATAGATCAAAACATGAGGTGTAGAAACGCTGCTATTTCTTTGTGTCGATGTGTTTCTGATCGTggcaaataaaaggaaatgatcTTGATTATTATTCACACTCCAGAATCACATTTCACTCTCAGTACCAGAGTGAGTCCTTGACTTTAAGAAACTTCTTGGCAGACTGATGAAATCAAAGCTGAAGGGATGTCGTGGAGAACAGAAGCTTGCCATTTGGTATTGACCAGGGCTGCACTGCTAATCATCATGCTTTTCTCATCCTCAGCTAGTGCCAATATCTGCAATGTTGTCCTGATGAGGCACACGGAGCTGGAAGAAGGAATTGATGTCCTGGACAATAACGGAAACATCGTTGGGTCTTCCAGAATCGCTGCAAAACACGTATGTACCTGTGGTGCACCTGGTGAACACTTACATGAGCACGTACACAGCTCACCTTCAGgctcagcagctcccacagctgtAGGAACTGATGACCTGAAAGAGCTGGAAATTACCTGTACTCATCATGCAGGAAGAATTAAGCAGCAGAACTTAATGCCTCTGTAGCCACGCATGCAGTAAGGTAGCCACAGAAGTGAGCATGCTGGTGGACATGAGCATGGCACACCCAGTGCCTGGTGTAGTGGTTTGAAAGGGAGCAGGCTGACATCAGGAAGATCCTGGACCACCCTGATGCATTCACAGCCTTAGGATTTCTTTGTGGAAACTTGTAAGCAGTTCATTTTGAATACGAAGCAAAGATAACTTACACCTTTTTCTAAATGAGGAAGACTTCATTTTCGAGCTGAGGAGCTTTTTAACCCTTGCCATGTTAAAGCTGCATTAACAACTGCCAACCCAAGCTCTGTGAGGGTAGCCAGATGTTTTTATCCTCGTGCTAACACctggtttgttttcccctgtAACCTTCTACGCTCTGCCATCTGCTTGCAAttattcccctttcttcccttcttacATAGTTTTG from Cygnus olor isolate bCygOlo1 chromosome 4, bCygOlo1.pri.v2, whole genome shotgun sequence encodes:
- the SFXN5 gene encoding sideroflexin-5 isoform X3, with the translated sequence MGQPVEVAKAPRVQLGWHKRVGTEGFMLGVSHPSTSSLHREGFWCRGQICRNFTRKERSGGVFWSLAAPRAEQEGAGAVFRSLGGQGHQKGYKRATYPKPQKLLPRPAPEEVTAGGTMPLGGKGASANICNVVLMRHTELEEGIDVLDNNGNIVGSSRIAAKHALLETALTRVVLPMPILVLPPIIMSILEKTSLLRSRPRMILPVQSLVCLAAFGLALPLAISLFPQMSEIETARLEPEIAMATASKTVVYNKGL